The following proteins are co-located in the Carassius gibelio isolate Cgi1373 ecotype wild population from Czech Republic chromosome A21, carGib1.2-hapl.c, whole genome shotgun sequence genome:
- the LOC127941381 gene encoding olfactory receptor 7C1-like — protein MDNQTFRYSILLVEGLNITTQSSYFAFVILLMAYIFIMVSNLWILIQISAEKGLHQPMYIIYCNLPLKDVIGTTVIVPRLLRDLVTNPSERYITYVECVFQAFFIHMNGTACHTILMIMAFDRYVAICNPLRYTAVMSNNLVIKLSAGAWGTALVMVGILITLSVRLSHCRSVIQNHVCDNASLFKLSCENTVINNVYGLSFTVVLLVSSMGSVVLTYLRIAIVCLTSKNKATNKKAIKTCCTHLTLYSVMLVSGFVSIFLHRFSEYSDNRRIAGIVFSVVPPGLNPIIYGLQVKEIRQNLFKFLKNKVNSM, from the coding sequence ATGGACAACCAGACATTCAGATACAGCATACTCTTAGTGGAAGGACTGAATATTACAACTCAATCCAGCTATTTCGCATTTGTCATCCTTTTGATGGcttacatatttataatggtaTCTAACCTTTGGATTTTGATTCAGATCTCAGCAGAAAAAGGCTTACACCAGCCCATGTACATTATTTACTGCAACTTGCCACTCAAAGATGTTATAGGAACCACTGTTATTGTGCCTCGTTTGTTGAGGGATCTTGTAACAAACCCATCTGAACGCTACATCACATATGTGGAGTGTGTTTTTCAAGCTTTTTTTATACATATGAATGGGACAGCATGCCACACTATTCTAATGATTATGGCCTTCGACAGATATGTGGCCATATGCAATCCACTGCGATACACTGCTGTAATGAGCAATAATTTGGTGATTAAATTGTCAGCTGGAGCTTGGGGTACTGCATTAGTGATGGTGGGAATTTTGATCACCCTCAGTGTGCGCCTGTCCCACTGCAGATCTGTGATTCAAAACCACGTTTGCGATAATGCTTCACTATTTAAACTTTCTTGTGAAAATACAGTGATAAATAATGTATATGGATTATcttttactgtagttttattaGTCTCTTCAATGGGAAGTGTAGTACTAACTTATCTCAGAATTGCAATTGTATGCTTAACCAGCAAGAAcaaagcaacaaacaaaaaagccaTAAAAACATGCTGCACTCACTTGACACTTTACTCAGTTATGTTAGTCTCTGGATTTGTTTCAATTTTTCTCCACCGTTTTTCTGAATACTCTGACAATAGAAGAATAGCAGGTATAGTTTTCAGTGTTGTGCCACCAGGATTGAATCCCATAATATATGGTTTACAAGTCAAGGAAATTAGACAGAATTTgttcaagtttttaaaaaataaagttaattctaTGTGA